In Turicibacter sanguinis, a genomic segment contains:
- a CDS encoding GIY-YIG nuclease family protein: protein MKQEVEERKQLEQQRKQVEKEEAKYIGEINKVKELLLITDNQDKLSQLNNKIEELQRQLFDVEQKKDDIIKRQNGKAGNVYIISNLGSFGENIFKVGMTRRLEPMDRVKELSDASVPFMFDVHSFIFSDDAVALEQKLHSILEKNRVNKINLRKEFFNVSIDELEKIVTEIDPTAEFNKTMIAEEYRQSQVV, encoded by the coding sequence ATGAAGCAAGAAGTTGAGGAGAGAAAACAACTTGAACAACAAAGAAAACAGGTTGAAAAGGAAGAGGCTAAATATATTGGAGAGATTAATAAAGTTAAAGAGCTATTGTTAATTACGGATAATCAAGATAAATTATCTCAATTAAATAATAAAATTGAAGAGTTACAAAGACAATTGTTTGATGTTGAGCAGAAGAAAGACGATATTATAAAACGTCAAAATGGAAAAGCTGGAAATGTGTATATAATTAGTAACTTAGGGTCGTTTGGAGAGAATATTTTTAAGGTGGGTATGACAAGAAGGTTAGAGCCTATGGATAGAGTAAAGGAATTAAGTGATGCCAGTGTGCCTTTTATGTTCGATGTACATAGCTTCATTTTTTCAGATGATGCAGTTGCTTTAGAACAAAAATTACATAGTATTCTTGAAAAAAATAGGGTTAATAAAATTAATCTAAGAAAAGAATTTTTTAATGTATCAATTGATGAGTTAGAAAAAATAGTTACAGAAATTGATCCAACGGCAGAATTTAATAAAACTATGATTGCTGAAGAATATAGACAGTCTCAAGTAGTGTAG